A section of the Lepidochelys kempii isolate rLepKem1 chromosome 4, rLepKem1.hap2, whole genome shotgun sequence genome encodes:
- the HELQ gene encoding helicase POLQ-like isoform X4, with protein sequence MEGGGPAVRRRSRSACARERSRDRSRSRGACFPPARKRPSSGAGEEPQPAPASPEYNNDSEEDMFGDYDSFSGNDSLLAQFDNMEQECIQSIDLTSCTKNMEEKATVEPAFGYLQLQNARSKELIFSAAGNIIGFKTEEESHLRTTSEQDNRTLEPGDCFLDDLPSSQLLYFEEMNNTSVDSRKSSGTKESANDMNSCLDKMLNQSSCHHNAEHTKINNELSPSTTSNMSKRKSLKDHLKNTMTGNAKAQTPQVSRTKQLKEAVLSEEICVAKKTIETSSVDIGPFYGLPSKVRDLLIQFRGIEKLYEWQHTCLTLESLQQRKNLIYSLPTSGGKTLVAEILILQELLCRQKDVLMVLPYVAIVQEKVWALSSFGIELGFLVEEYAGSKGRFPPIKRRMKKSLYIATIEKGHSLVNSLIETGRVGDLGLVVVDELHMLGEGSRGATLEMILAKILYTSKTTQIIGMSATLNNVGDLQQFLQAEYYANNFRPVELKEYVKIQDSIYEVDDKAENGLTFSRLLNFKYSSNLQKMDPDHLIALVTEVIPNYSCLVFCSTKKNCENVAEMICKYLNKEYRNHREKEKQDLIKDLKNIGKGSLCPVLKRTIAFGIAYHHSGLTSDERKRIEEAYSAGVLCLLTCTSTLAAGVNLPARRVILRAPYVATEFLKKNQYKQMIGRAGRAGIDSAGESILIVQEKDKHLIQNLVNSPLENCYSNLFLEFTKGIQSLLLSLVGLKIARNPEEIYHFMCGTLFGVQQQFLSKEKSLSDITREALGCLIEKGLLKGKMTCEKEQKSQSNLEITQLGQATYKGSIDLAYCDALYRDLKKGLEGLVLESCLHLLYLTTPYDMTDHCRPDWMIYFRQFSQLNSVEQKVAAIVGVPESFITKKASGQAIKKFYLLDLRSQF encoded by the exons ATGGAGGGGGGCGGCCCCGCGGTGCGCAGGAGGAGCCGGTCTGCCTGTGCCCGCGAAAGGAGCCGGGACCGAAGTCGGTCCCGCGGCGCCTGCTTCCCTCCAGCCCGGAAGAGGCCGAGCTCTGGGGCCGGGGAGGAGCCTCAGCCCGCCCCCGCCAGCCCCGAG tataaTAATGACAGTGAAGAGGACATGTTTGGTGATTATGACAGCTTTTCTGGAAATGATTCTTTGTTAGCTCAGTTTGATAATATGGAGCAGGAATGTATTCAATCTATTGACTTGACTTCATGTACTAAAAACATGGAAGAAAAAGCTACTGTAGAGCCTGCATTTGGGTATCTTCAATTACAAAATGCCAGAAGCAAGGAACTAATTTTTTCTGCTGCAGGAAACATTATTGGTTTCAAAACTGAAGAAGAGAGTCATTTGAGGACCACAAGTGAACAAGATAACAGGACTCTAGAACCTGGAGACTGTTTTTTAGATGACTTGCCATCTTCACAGCTTCTATATTTTGAGGAAATGAATAATACCTCAGTTGATTCTAGAAAATCATCAGGTACAAAAGAGAGTGCTAATGACATGAATTCTTGCCTTGATAAAATGTTGAATCAGTCGTCTTGTCACCATAATGCAGAGCAcaccaaaataaataatgaattgtCCCCAAGCACCACGTCCAACATGAGTAAAAGAAAGAGTCTCAAAGATCACCTCAAAAATACTATGACTGGAAATGCCAAGGCTCAGACTCCACAGGTTTCTAGAACTAAACAGCTCAAAGAAGCTGTTCTGTCTGAAGAAATTTGTGTTGCCAAGAAAACTATTGAAACTTCTTCTGTTGACATTGGCCCTTTTTATGGGTTACCCAGTAAAGTTAGAGATCTCTTAATACAGTTCCGAGGGATTGAAAAACTTTATG AGTGGCAGCACACTTGCTTAACGTTAGAATCTCTGCAACAAAGAAAGAACTTAATATATTCATTGCCAACCAGTGGTGGAAAAACACTTGTAGCTGAAATTTTAATTCTTCAGGAATTACTCTGCAGGCAGAAAGATGTTTTAATGGTTCTACCATATGTGGCTATTGTCCAAGAAAAG GTTTGGGCCTTGTCAAGTTTTGGAATAGAGCTAGGCTTCTTGGTTGAAGAATATGCGGGAAGTAAAGGAAGATTTCCTCCAATCAAAAGGAGAATGAAGAAATCACTGTACATTGCTACTATAGAGAAAGGACACAGCCTAGTGAACTCCTTGATTGAAACAGGAAGAGTTGGTGACCTGGGTCTAGTTGTAGTAGATGAG TTGCACATGCTTGGTGAGGGGAGTCGTGGAGCTACACTGGAAATGATTCTTGCAAAAATTCTCTACACCAGCA AAACTACTCAAATCATTGGAATGAGTGCAACTTTAAACAATGTTGGGGACCTGCAGCAGTTCCTGCAAGCGGAGTATTACGCTAATAATTTTAGACCA GTAGAATTAAAGGAGTATGTTAAAATACAAGATAGTATCTATGAAGTTGACGACAAAGCAGAGAATGGCCTTACTTTTTCACGTCTTCTTAATTTCAAG tATTCTAGTAATCTGCAGAAGATGGACCCAGACCACCTTATTGCCTTGGTGACAGAAGTCATTCCAAATTATTCCTGCCTAGTCTTTTGTTCCACTAAAAAGAACTGTGAAAATGTAGCTGAAATGATATGCAAATACCTGAACAA GGAATATAGAAATCACAGGGAAAAAGAGAAACAAGATCTTATTAAGGACTTGAAGAATATTGGTAAGGGAAGTCTCTGTCCTGTTCTAAAGCGAACCATTGCATTTGGTATTGCCTACCATCACAGCGGCCTTACCAGTGACGAAAGGAAACGTATAGAAGAGGCTTATTCTGCAGGTGTCCTGTGCCTTCTTACTTGCACATCTACTCTAGCTGCTGGAGTCAACCTGCCAGCTCGAAG GGTTATTTTAAGAGCTCCCTATGTTGCTACAGAGTTCCTGAAGAAAAACCAGTATAAGCAGATGATTGGCAGAGCTGGTCGAGCTGGCATTGACAGTGCTGGTGAAAGTATTCTTATAGTGCAAGAAAAAGACAAACATCTG attcAGAATTTAGTAAACAGTCCTTTGGAGAACTGTTACAGCAACCTCTTTCTTGAATTCACTAAGGGAATCCAAAGCCTGCTCCTGTCTTTGGTTGGATTAAAG ATTGCAAGAAACCCTGAAGAGATCTACCACTTTATGTGTGGCACACTGTTTGGTGTTCAGCAACAGTTTCTGTCTAAAGAAAAGAGCCTCTCAGATATAACTAGAGAAGCACTGGGATGTCTGATAGAAAAAGGACTACTAAAAGGAAAAATGACCTGTGAAAAGGAACAAAAATCCCAAAGTAATCTAGAGATCACACAGTTGGGTCAAGCTACCTACAAAG GCTCTATAGACTTGGCCTATTGTGATGCTCTCTACAGAGACTTGAAGAAAGGTCTTGAGGGGTTGGTTCTTGAGAGCTGCCTTCACCTTCTCTATCTGACAACTCCATATGACATGACTGATCACTGCAGACCAGACTGGATGATCTATTTTAGACAG tTCAGCCAGCTAAATTCAGTAGAACAGAAAGTAGCAGCTATTGTGGGAGTCCCTGAAAGTTTTATTACGAAAAAGGCTTCTGGACAAGCCATCAAAAAG TTTTATCTATTGGACCTTCGCTCACAGTTCTAA